Proteins encoded together in one Felis catus isolate Fca126 chromosome B3, F.catus_Fca126_mat1.0, whole genome shotgun sequence window:
- the LOC101093190 gene encoding olfactory receptor 4F21-like, whose protein sequence is MGGLNDSVVTEIVLLALSCSWEKKLFLILICSLLYLGVILGNLFILFLVIFDSHLHSPMYFLLANLSLIDVGLSSTTVPKIITDLLNEYKIISFQSCMTQICFIHIIGGVEMVLLIAMAFDRCTAICKPLHYLNIMNPKICVSFVITGWVTGVIHAMSQFLFVINLPFCGPNKVDSFYCDFPKIIKLACTDAAKFEFIVTANSGFMSMGTFFLLILSYSFILITVWKRSSGELSKAFVTLSAHITVVFLFFTPCMFLYVWPSPPPSIDKNLFVVDFAITPVLNPVIYTLRNKDIRLSIKRLHKRISNSKFC, encoded by the coding sequence ATGGGTGGACTAAATGACTCTGTGGTCACTGAAATTGTGTTACTGGCCCTTTCTTGCTCTTGGGAGaaaaaactttttcttattttgatatgTTCTTTGCTGTATTTAGGGGTCATCTTGggaaacctttttattttgtttttggtaatttttgattCGCACCTACATTCTCCCATGTACTTCCTGCTGGCCAACCTGTCCCTCATTGATGTGGGTCTTTCCTCTACTACAGTTCCAAAGATAATCACAGACCTcttaaatgaatacaaaataatttctttccaaagTTGTATGACACAGATATGCTTCATCCACATCATAGGAGGAGTGGAGATGGTGTTACTCATAGCCATGGCATTTGACAGGTGCACAGCAATCTGTAAGCCTCTTCACTACCTAAACATCATGAACCCTAAAATATGTGTTTCATTTGTAATCACTGGATGGGTAACTGGGGTGATCCATGCTAtgtctcagtttttatttgttataaacTTGCCTTTTTGTGGTCCTAATAAAGTGGACAGCTTTTACTGTGACTTTCCTAAGATCATAAAACTTGCATGCACAGATGCGGCCAAGTTTGAGTTTATCGTTACTGCCAACAGTGGCTTCATGAGCATGGGCACCTTCTTCCTGCTAATCCTttcctattcattcattttgatcacTGTCTGGAAACGTTCTTCAGGAGAATTATCCAAGGCATTTGTTACTTTGTCAGCTCACATCactgtggtgtttttgtttttcactccATGCATGTTTCTGTATGTCTGGCCTTCTCCCCCACCTTCAATTGATAAAAATCTGTTCGTTGTAGACTTCGCTATTACCCCTGTCTTGAATCCTGTTATCTATACACTAAGGAACAAAGACATAAGGTTATCTATAAAAAGACTGCACAAAAGGATATCTAACTCCAAATTTTGTTGA
- the LOC101093442 gene encoding olfactory receptor 4F15-like translates to MNGLNESVVSEFMLLGLASSWETKVFLMLIFSLIYLGIILGNLFIFFLVIFDSHLHSPMYFLLANLSLIDVGLSSTTVPKMITDLLNEYKIISFQSCMTQICFIHIMGGVEMVLLIAMAFDRYTAICKPLRYLNIMNPKICVSFVIAGWVIGVIHAMSQFAFIINLPFCGPNKVDSFYCDFPRIIKLACTDGAKFEFVIAANSGFMSMGTFFLLILSYIFILVTVWKRSSGDLSKAFVTLSAHITVVVLFFTPCMFLYVWPFPTSSIDKYLFIVDFAITPVLNPAIYTLRNKDIKISIKRLSKWGHYVKFC, encoded by the coding sequence ATGAATGGACTAAATGAATCTGTTGTTTCTGAGTTTATGTTGTTGGGACTCGCTAGTTCTTGGGAAACTAAAGTTTTTCTCATGTTGAtattttccttgatttatttGGGGATCATCCTgggaaatcttttcattttctttttggtaatttttgattCTCATTTACATTCTCCTATGTACTTCCTGCTGGCCAACCTATCCCTCATTGATGTGGGGCTTTCCTCTACCACAGTTCCAAAGATGATTACAGACCTTCTAAATGAGTATAAGATAATTTCTTTCCAAAGTTGTATGACACAGATATGCTTCATCCACATCATGGGAGGAGTGGAGATGGTGTTACTCATCGCCATGGCATTTGACAGGTACACAGCAATCTGTAAGCCTCTTCGCTACCTGAACATCATGAACCCTAAAATATGTGTTTCATTTGTAATTGCTGGCTGGGTCATTGGGGTGATCCATGCTATGTCCCAGTTTGCTTTCATTATAAACTTGCCTTTTTGTGGTCCTAATAAAGTAGACAGCTTTTACTGTGACTTTCCCAGGATCATAAAACTTGCATGCACAGATGGAGCCAAGTTTGAGTTTGTTATTGCTGCCAACAGTGGCTTCATGAGCATGGGCACCTTCTTCCTGCTAATCCTTTCCTATATCTTCATTTTGGTCACTGTCTGGAAACGTTCTTCAGGAGACTTATCCAAAGCATTTGTCACTCTGTCAGCTCACATCACTGTGGTGGTTCTATTTTTCACTCCATGCATGTTTCTCTATGTATGGCCTTTCCCCACGTCATCAATTGATAAATACCTATTCATTGTTGACTTTGCTATCACCCCTGTCTTGAATCCTGCCATCTATACATTACGGAACAAAGACATAAAGATATCAATAAAAAGACTGAGCAAATGGGGACATTATGTCAAATTCTGCTGA
- the LOC111560946 gene encoding olfactory receptor 4K3-like, translating into MEEANQSVVSEFIFRGLCNSRELQNFLLLPFSMLYLMTVVGNLLVVFLFITDPHLHSPMYFLLANLSFVDFCLSSVTTPKLTIDFLKYNKTISFGGCMSQILCVHFFAGGEMVLLVTMAYDRYVAICKPLHYSSIMDRQKCLWLVLISWVIGFVHAMSQLAMILDLPFCGPRTVDSFFCDIPLVIKLACMDTHTLGILINADSGVLATTCFIILLISYTYILVTVRLHSKNGASKALSTCTAHITVVLLFFGPCIFIYLWPLSITWVDKFLAVFYTVITPLLNPAIYTLRNKDIRNAIKRLISQHMDSKDNF; encoded by the coding sequence ATGGAGGAAGCTAACCAGTCTGTGGTGTCTGAGTTTATTTTTCGTGGACTTTGTAATTCAAGAGAGCTCCAGAACTTCCTCTTACTGCCATTTTCCATGCTTTACCTGATGACGGTTGTGGGCAACCTCCTTGTCGTGTTCTTATTCATCACTGACCCTCATCTCCATTCCCCGATGTACTTCCTCTTAGCCAATCTCTCATTTGTGGACTTCTGCCTTTCCTCAGTAACTACCCCTAAACTGACCATAGACTTCCTAAAGTATAATAAGACCATCTCCTTCGGTGGCTGCATGAGCCAGATCCTCTGTGTGCATTTTTTTGCAGGGGGTGAGATGGTGCTACTCGTGACAATGGCTTATGACCGttatgtggccatctgcaagccactCCATTATTCCAGCATCATGGACAGACAAAAGTGCCTCTGGCTGGTTTTGATATCATGGGTCATTGGCTTTGTGCATGCCATGAGCCAACTAGCTATGATTTTAGATCTGCCCTTCTGTGGACCCAGAACAGTGGACAGTTTTTTCTGTGATATCCCTTTGGTGATCAAATTGGCCTGCATGGATACACATACTCTAGGAATATTGATAAATGCTGACAGTGGGGTCTTGGCAACAACTTGCTTCATTATCCTACTCATCTCCTACACCTATATCCTAGTAACAGTGCGCCTTCACTCTAAGAATGGAGCATCAAAGGCACTGTCTACCTGTACCGCCCACATCACAGTGGTGCTGCTGTTCTTTGGACCCTGCATCTTCATCTATCTGTGGCCACTTAGCATCACTTGGGTGGACAAGTTTCTTGCTGTGTTTTACACAGTAATCACACCTCTCCTGAATCCAGCCATTTACACactgagaaataaagacattagGAATGCCATAAAGAGACTGATAAGTCAACATATGGATTCAAAGGATAATTTCTAG